The window TGATACAGTATTCCAATATACATCAGACATCAAATTTTGCCGTATTATCTATCAGTTTCGAAAAAGCTGATGTAGAAACGAGGGGGAAATTTGCATTTTTTGATGACAATATTAAAAACTTTGTTACCCGAATTCACGATGAGAATTTAGGGGATGCATTTGTGGTTTCCACGTGCAACAGAACCGAAATTTACACAACATCGCCCAACTATCTTTTGGTCGCCGAAGAATACTGCAAATCTATCGGTGTTAATTTTTCAGATTTTTTACGTTTTGCGAATATTTTCACAAAAGAAGAAGCATTACATCATCTCTTCCGGGTATCGGCAGGATTAGAAAGCCAGATTATAGGTGATTTTGAAATTATCGGGCAGATTAAGAAGGCGTATGCCCGTTTTAAAAAAGAAAGGCAAAACTCAAATCCTTTTTTAGAAAGATCGATTAATTCTGCGATTCAAATTTCTAAAAGAATAAAAAACGAAACCGGAATTTCAAACGGAGCCGCTTCTGTATCTTATGCGGCAGTTCATTACATTTTAAATAATCAAAAAAGAATTACCGAAAAAAACATTCTTCTTCTCGGAGTTGGTGAAATAGGCCAAAATACGGTTGAAAATTTGGTAAAACACGTTTATCAGCCTTCCATAAAAATCGCTAACCGAACTCAGGAAAAAGCAGCAAAAATTTCTGAAAAATATAATATTCCGAATATTGATTACAATGATTTTCAAAAAGAATTAGAAAACACAGACATTTTAATTGTTGCTACAGGTGCAAAAACTCCCATCATCAACAAATCTCATTTAAAAAACGGAAAAGAAATTCTGATTATCGATCTTTCTATTCCTCATAATGTTGATAAAGATGTTTCAGAACTCGACAATGTGACCTTGATTGATGTTGATGAACTTTCAAAACAAATTCAGGAAACCATTCAGCAGCGTGAAAAAGAAATCCCCAAAGCCGAGGTTATCATCAAAGAAATGACCAAAGATTTTCTGGAATGGGAAAAAAAGCGAAAACTGGCGCCAAACATTCATCATTTCAAAGCAGTGCTGAAAAACATGGAGCGCAACGAAATGCACAATTTTTACAGAAAAAATAAGTACATCAATATCAACGACATG is drawn from Chryseobacterium muglaense and contains these coding sequences:
- the hemA gene encoding glutamyl-tRNA reductase, producing MIQYSNIHQTSNFAVLSISFEKADVETRGKFAFFDDNIKNFVTRIHDENLGDAFVVSTCNRTEIYTTSPNYLLVAEEYCKSIGVNFSDFLRFANIFTKEEALHHLFRVSAGLESQIIGDFEIIGQIKKAYARFKKERQNSNPFLERSINSAIQISKRIKNETGISNGAASVSYAAVHYILNNQKRITEKNILLLGVGEIGQNTVENLVKHVYQPSIKIANRTQEKAAKISEKYNIPNIDYNDFQKELENTDILIVATGAKTPIINKSHLKNGKEILIIDLSIPHNVDKDVSELDNVTLIDVDELSKQIQETIQQREKEIPKAEVIIKEMTKDFLEWEKKRKLAPNIHHFKAVLKNMERNEMHNFYRKNKYININDMELSEKMIQKITNRFAKYIIDNPLKAEEISKLMHEILVEQPNNEFNEKH